A single region of the Gammaproteobacteria bacterium genome encodes:
- a CDS encoding segregation/condensation protein A has translation MHQQTSKTKRLLERNPPIQEEMPLAIVNGEPFTQLPKDLYIPPDALEVFLEAFEGPLDLLLYLIRRQNIDILDIPICEITAQYMEYVALMKELRLELAAEYLVMAAMLAEIKSRMLLPRPKQEDEEGDPRAELVRRLQEYEQFKQAAEDIDALPRMNRDIYQASAKMPELKLVKPQPQVTLHELLTALCDVLKRAEMYSHHQVEKEPLSVRERMSSVLARLSGERFANFFELFDLAEGRPGVVVTFLAIMELTKEQLVELVQTEPFGPIHVRARGECGKAANIEAEDDGQLV, from the coding sequence ATGCATCAGCAAACGAGCAAGACCAAGAGGCTGTTAGAGAGAAATCCGCCGATACAAGAGGAGATGCCGCTCGCCATCGTAAACGGGGAGCCTTTTACCCAGCTGCCCAAAGACCTCTATATTCCGCCGGATGCCCTTGAAGTGTTTCTTGAAGCCTTTGAGGGTCCGCTCGATTTGCTGCTCTATCTAATTCGTCGGCAAAACATTGATATCTTAGACATTCCCATCTGTGAGATTACGGCGCAGTACATGGAATACGTAGCGCTCATGAAAGAGCTGCGACTTGAATTGGCGGCGGAATACCTTGTCATGGCTGCGATGCTCGCAGAAATCAAGTCGCGCATGTTGTTGCCAAGGCCAAAGCAGGAAGATGAAGAAGGCGATCCGCGTGCCGAGTTGGTTCGCCGGCTGCAAGAATATGAACAGTTCAAACAGGCTGCGGAAGACATTGATGCATTACCACGTATGAACCGGGATATTTATCAGGCATCTGCCAAAATGCCTGAATTAAAGCTGGTCAAACCGCAGCCGCAAGTGACTTTGCATGAATTGCTGACGGCGCTTTGCGACGTGCTTAAACGCGCGGAAATGTATAGCCATCATCAGGTCGAAAAAGAACCTTTGTCGGTGCGGGAAAGAATGAGCAGTGTATTGGCTCGCTTAAGTGGCGAAAGGTTTGCCAATTTTTTCGAGCTATTTGACTTGGCCGAGGGAAGACCGGGTGTGGTGGTCACTTTCTTGGCGATCATGGAATTGACGAAAGAACAACTTGTCGAACTGGTACAAACCGAGCCGTTTGGGCCGATCCATGTACGTGCTCGGGGAGAATGCGGTAAAGCAGCTAACATAGAGGCGGAAGACGATGGCCAGCTTGTCTGA